Part of the Desulfatiglans anilini DSM 4660 genome is shown below.
GACCCCTGGGCGCTGGCCGGGCACTTGAACGACGTCTGCGTGATGAGTCCGATCTTTTTCGAGGGGCGGCTGGCGGCCTTCACCGCCTGCGTCTTCCACCATTCGGATATCGGCGGCCGGGTCTCTTCCGACAACCACGATGTCTTCGAGGACGGCCTGTTCATTCCGCTGGTGAAGCTTTACGACGGCGGGGTGGTCAACGAGGCGGTCCTCGAGATGATCCGCTGGAATGTCCGCACCCCCGACGAGGTCATCGGGGACATCCGCTCGCAAATCGCCGCCAACCACGTTTGCTCCCGGAAGATATGCCAGATGCTGGCGGAATACGAGATGGACAACCTGGACGACCTGGCCGACGAGATCATCGGCCGTACGGAAAAGTCCATACGGTCGGCGATCGCCAAGGTCCCGGACGGGGTTTATCGAGCCGAGGGGATCGTGGAGCAGATGGAAGGGAAGGGGGACGTGGTCATCAAGGCCGCGGTGGAGGTGCGGGGAAGCGACATTCACGTGGATCTCGAAGGGTCTTCGCCCCAGGTGGACTGGGGCGGAAACGTCGTCTACAATTTCACGTACGCCTATGTCTTCATGGCCGTCAAGAGCATCTTCGATCCGGACATCCCCAACAACGACGGATGCGCGGCCCCGATTAACCTGGTGGCGCCCGAAGGGAGCGTCGTGAACTGCCGGTTCCCGGCGGCGGTGGCGGCCCGGATGCAGATCGGGCATTTTGTGACGGAGATCATTTACCGCGCCCTGGCCGGGGCGGTGCCGGCGCGTGTGATTGCCGGGAGTGGCGGCACCCCCGCCACGATGAATGTCTTCTACGGCCGGCGGAAGGACGGCAACCCCTGGCACTCGGTTATCATCCGTGGCGGCGGCATGGGGGCGAGCGCGGCCGACGACGGCAACTACGTCTACATCTTTCCGGCCAACGGCGCCAATACGCCGGTGGAGATCTTCGAGAGCGACACGCCGCTCATCGTGGAGCGAAGGGAGTTGCTGCCCGATTCAGGAGGGCCCGGACGCACGAAGGGGGGCCTCGGACGGCGCGTGGTCTTCCGGGTTCCGGACGATGCCTATGCGCCCCTTCCGCCGGTCAAACTCGGCATCCAATCGGGCCGCTATCGCTATCCGCCCGAGGGTCTCTTCGGCGGTCTTCCGGGCGGGAGGGCCCGTTTTCTGGTCAATGAGGAGCAAGGCAATCCATACGGGCTGACGCAGCTCAAACCCGGGGATGTCGTGACCATGGATGCGGCCGGCGGCGGCGGATACGGTCCCCCTCATGAGCGCGAGCCCGAGCGGGTCCTGGCGGATGTCGAGAACGGCTATGTGTCGATCGAGGTGGCGCGGGAAAAGTACGGCGTGGTGATCGACCCTCGGACACTCGCGCTGGACCTCGCGGCCACCGAGGCGCTGCGGGCACGCCTGGCGGGTGCAGGCAAGGTCGATCGGTAAGGCGGGAGTCGGCGTCTGCTGCGAAAGGCCGGGAGTCTCCCGGCTTCGCGTCGGCCGTCGCCGGGTGCCTTGGGGGCCTTGCGTCAGCGTTGCTTCTTGTGCGTCAGGATGCTGGAGAGCGTCTTGAGCAGAAGCTGTTTTTCTTCACCCGAATAGGATGCGAGGTATCGTTTCACGTTCCGCTCCTTGTCGGCTGCGATATCCTGCAATACTTGGCGGCCTTTGGGGGTGATCTGGAGGCGTTTGAGACGGTCGTCGTCCGGGTCGTTTTGCCGGACGATGAACCCCGCTTTCTCGAGGCGCTTGGCGATGCCGGTCATGTTGGCCCCCGAGACGAGCATGATGCGGTTGACGTCCCGCATCGTGTTTTGTCCGTTCCGCGAAGCATCCAGAACGCGTAGCACATTGTATTGAGGAAAGGTGAGCCCGTGGTGCTTGAAAAGGGCGGAGGCCTCCTTCTTGAAGCGCTCGGCTAGCCGGACGATCGCCATCATCACCTTTTCGTCGATGCTCATGTCGTTCTGGTAATCGTTGTCTACCATGTCTATTACGCCTTCCTTTTCATCTTGACGGCATTGTTAAGCTGTAAATAGATAAATTGTCAACAATGAAATGTGTTTTTTTTGCCTCACCCCACGGTGCGGGGGTGCTCTTCGCAGAAATTGACGGCTCCTTCCAAGGGCCTCGTCACCTTCTGCGTCCCGCGTGCGCTGTCTGGGGATCCTCTCATCTTTGACCCGCCCTCTGATCTGTTCGCAAAGGTCTTTTCCCGCCCACAGCCTTGACTGCCCGGTTTCATGCCAGCGGTTTCATCCCCGCCTTGCGGGATCGATCCCGATCCGCCCCATGACGGTTTCCATCTGTTCCTTTCCTGGGCAGAGAGCCTGCAGTTCTGGTGAACATATGGATTTAAAATGGTTTATCTAGATGTCCATCCGGAAATGTTTTTCCGGTGCAACCCCGTTTCCAACCCGGATTTAAGGAGCCGCATCTCCGGGTTGATAGCTGCGCCGCGGAAGGAAACCGCCTCCGAAAAAATAAAGATGAGACCCCGGAAAACTCTTGACACGGATTAATAGTTAAACTATTAACAATTAAAACGCAAATGATTCGTGCTTTGATTTTGTGGATTTCGTACCGGATGGTGTTCTCCTCGATGGAAACCGCATCAAGGAGGCCCTGCGGCACAGGATGAAATGGAAATGAGCTGATCACCAGAGAATAGGGAGGGAGCCGTGGATGTAAAAGAAAGATTGTCCGAAGTGGTCGGAGCGGAAAATTTCTTGGATGACCCGGCGAGGCTGCAGGAATACGCCAGCGATTACAGCTACATGCGGGCGGCTGCACCGAGCTGTGTGGTGAAACCGAAAAATTCGAGCGAGGTATCGGAGGTCATCAAGGTCTGCAATGACATGATGACGCCCGTGGTGCCCTGTAGTTCGAAGGTGCATTTCTTCGGTGCGACGATCCCGAAGGAAGGCGGCGTGCTGATGGACCTGAGCCGGATGGACCGCATCCTGGAGATCGATCCGGAGAACCGGCGGGTGCGTTTCGAGGCCGGCGTGAGCTGGGACAAGCTGACGCGGGAACTCAAGGCGGCGGGCTACCGGGTGATCATGCCCCTGACCCCGCCGGCGGAGCGCTCGGTCTTGACCGATTTCATGGAGCGCGAAGAGCCCACGAATCAGGTCTATGACTACGGCGAGCCGCTCGAGGCGATGGAGGTCGTCTGGCCGACGGGCGAGATCTTCCGCATGGGCTCGGCGAGCGTGAACGGCTACCCTGACAGCCCGTCGAAGGGGGCGAACCCCTCCGGCCCGGGCCTCGATTTTTACCGCTTCTTCCAGTGCGCGCAGGGGACGATGGGGGTCGTGACCTGGACCAACCTCAAGATGGAATCGATCCCGCGCAAAGACAAGGTGCTGTTCGCCCCCGTCAAGGACCTGAACTATGCCATGGAGTTCCTGCACCGCATCCTGCCCAGGCGCATCGGTCAAGAGGTGCTGCTGCTAAACCAGGTCGATCTGGCGGCGATCCTGGCGGAGAACTGGCCTGCGGACTATGGGCGAATGAAGGCCGCGCTGCCTCCCTGGACCCTGATTCTGGTGGTGAGCGGGCTTCTGCGCCGGCCGGAGGAAAAGATCGCCTACGAGATGAACTTCCTGGCCGAAGTGATCAAGAACGAGTTTTCGGAGATGCACCTGGGGGAGAATCTCCCCGGGTTCCCTGGCCTGCGGCACAGGGTTCTGTCGGTTTTGAGGAACCCCTGGCCTGCGGATGTCCCGCACTGGCGGAATCAGGTCAAGGGGGCCTCGCAGAGCCTGTTCTTCCATACACGGCCGCTCACGGCGAACCACTTTGTGGAGCGGATCCGGGAGATTGCAACCCGGCACGGGTATCCGGCGCAGGAGATCGGGATGTACATCCAGCCGATCGAACACAACCGGGCCTGCCGGCCGGAGTTCACCTTCTTCTATGATCCGGGGGACGATGCGGCCAAGGCCGCGGTGCGAAGCCTCTACCTCGATGCAGCGGCGGCCTTCCTGAAGGAAGGCGCGGTGTTTACGCGGCCCTACGGAGAACTCGCGCCGATCGTCTACGAGCGGGCCGCCTCCTATGCCGCGAACCTCAAGCGGCTGAAGAAGGTGTTCGACCCGAACAACATCATGAATCCCGGGAACCTGTGCTTCTAAGGAGGAGGGGACAATGAGCAAGGAATCAGCTGTCAGATATTACAAGCCGAGGGCGGAGTTCGCTCTGGACGTCACCGATATCCAGAACTTCGTCTACGATATGAGCCGTTGCATCAAGTGCAAGGGCTGCACGTGGGTGGACCACACCTATATGCCGGGGACGCGGTTCATGACGCGCTGCCCGAGCGCGACGAAATTCGAGTTCGATGCCTACGGCGCCTACGGCAAGATGCGCATCGGCCACGCCATGGCCGAAGGGGTGCTCGACTGGAACGAGAAGGCGCTCGAGATCATGTATGCGTGCACGCTTTGCGGGGCCTGCGATGTAGGATGCAAGCGCAACCTTGACCTCGAGATCGAGCTGAGCCTGGAGGCCCTCCGGGTGAAGGCGGTCAAGGACGGGGTGGGAC
Proteins encoded:
- a CDS encoding hydantoinase B/oxoprolinase family protein, which codes for MGRTFDPVTLEILWRRLISIVDEADSSVSRTAFSSLLRDAHDYTCMFTDSRGRELAQGTFATPGQSGAMALGIKRLVERIPLQSHRDGDVYITNDPWALAGHLNDVCVMSPIFFEGRLAAFTACVFHHSDIGGRVSSDNHDVFEDGLFIPLVKLYDGGVVNEAVLEMIRWNVRTPDEVIGDIRSQIAANHVCSRKICQMLAEYEMDNLDDLADEIIGRTEKSIRSAIAKVPDGVYRAEGIVEQMEGKGDVVIKAAVEVRGSDIHVDLEGSSPQVDWGGNVVYNFTYAYVFMAVKSIFDPDIPNNDGCAAPINLVAPEGSVVNCRFPAAVAARMQIGHFVTEIIYRALAGAVPARVIAGSGGTPATMNVFYGRRKDGNPWHSVIIRGGGMGASAADDGNYVYIFPANGANTPVEIFESDTPLIVERRELLPDSGGPGRTKGGLGRRVVFRVPDDAYAPLPPVKLGIQSGRYRYPPEGLFGGLPGGRARFLVNEEQGNPYGLTQLKPGDVVTMDAAGGGGYGPPHEREPERVLADVENGYVSIEVAREKYGVVIDPRTLALDLAATEALRARLAGAGKVDR
- a CDS encoding MarR family winged helix-turn-helix transcriptional regulator, with amino-acid sequence MVDNDYQNDMSIDEKVMMAIVRLAERFKKEASALFKHHGLTFPQYNVLRVLDASRNGQNTMRDVNRIMLVSGANMTGIAKRLEKAGFIVRQNDPDDDRLKRLQITPKGRQVLQDIAADKERNVKRYLASYSGEEKQLLLKTLSSILTHKKQR
- a CDS encoding FAD-binding oxidoreductase, yielding MDVKERLSEVVGAENFLDDPARLQEYASDYSYMRAAAPSCVVKPKNSSEVSEVIKVCNDMMTPVVPCSSKVHFFGATIPKEGGVLMDLSRMDRILEIDPENRRVRFEAGVSWDKLTRELKAAGYRVIMPLTPPAERSVLTDFMEREEPTNQVYDYGEPLEAMEVVWPTGEIFRMGSASVNGYPDSPSKGANPSGPGLDFYRFFQCAQGTMGVVTWTNLKMESIPRKDKVLFAPVKDLNYAMEFLHRILPRRIGQEVLLLNQVDLAAILAENWPADYGRMKAALPPWTLILVVSGLLRRPEEKIAYEMNFLAEVIKNEFSEMHLGENLPGFPGLRHRVLSVLRNPWPADVPHWRNQVKGASQSLFFHTRPLTANHFVERIREIATRHGYPAQEIGMYIQPIEHNRACRPEFTFFYDPGDDAAKAAVRSLYLDAAAAFLKEGAVFTRPYGELAPIVYERAASYAANLKRLKKVFDPNNIMNPGNLCF